The Phycisphaerae bacterium region CCGCCGCCACCAGCGACGGAACGTCGATCAGCCCCGGCAGCCCCAGCCGCAACCGCTCCACGCCCAGCGACTCCAACGCGACCGTGTCCACCGCAACCGGGTCCACCCCCGCAAAAACCGCTCCCAGACCAACCACATCCTCCACCCGCGCATCCGGCCCATTGCGAACCACAATCCGCACCGCGTCCATCACGTGCACGCGCAGCTTCTCGCTAACTTCTTTCGCAGAAATAACTTGCCCTACATACGGCGCGCACCCGTTCGCGTGGTAGCGGGCCGGGTGGCGGATCACCGCATGCGATATATTCTTCAGACAGCCCGACATCCCCGCGATCTGATGCGTCTTCAGAAACGGCACGTTCACCACCGCATCCGCTTCCAG contains the following coding sequences:
- a CDS encoding DUF362 domain-containing protein, with amino-acid sequence TTLAGAWRALLGDAKSVAVKFNQVGAPTIGTTERCATAIVESLAEADYAPDRVVLVETAERVRRELGCRGPVSGWGASIPVGENQEQVARWLLEADAVVNVPFLKTHQIAGMSGCLKNISHAVIRHPARYHANGCAPYVGQVISAKEVSEKLRVHVMDAVRIVVRNGPDARVEDVVGLGAVFAGVDPVAVDTVALESLGVERLRLGLPGLIDVPSLVAAGQMVVGRWRPAEIDRVQINLDT